The following are from one region of the Orenia metallireducens genome:
- a CDS encoding homoserine dehydrogenase codes for MKREIKIGLLGCGTVGSGVYKILEQNAESIANKSGAKLVVKKVLVKDKNEPLAVDVDKKLLTENFEDVINDEEIEIVIEVIGGVTPAKDFVLRALESGRSVISANKELIAKHGEEILLAADENGVDFYFEASVGGGIPIISPLKENLAGNKITKVMGIVNGTTNYILTKMDQEGAEFGEVLKKAQELGYAEADPTSDIEGYDAAYKLAILASIAFESRVNIDDLYMEGITKITKEDITYAKELGYKIKLLAIGKQNEGLELRVHPTLLPQEHPLAKVDDVFNAIFIEGDAIGEAMFYGPGAGQMPTGSAIVGDVIAAARNINFGAQGRISCTCFTKKDIKDRDEVESSFYIRLEVLDRPGVLGEITSLLGKQSVSLESVIQHGRSNSTVPLVLVTHEVKEGNLNAALEKIKVLDDVKEIASLIRVEDYK; via the coding sequence ATGAAGAGGGAGATAAAGATAGGTTTATTAGGGTGTGGAACGGTAGGTTCTGGTGTTTATAAGATATTAGAACAGAATGCTGAAAGTATTGCTAATAAGTCAGGAGCTAAATTAGTAGTTAAGAAGGTATTAGTTAAGGATAAGAATGAACCTTTAGCAGTTGATGTTGATAAGAAGCTTCTAACAGAGAACTTTGAAGACGTTATCAATGATGAAGAGATAGAAATTGTTATAGAGGTAATTGGTGGAGTAACTCCTGCCAAAGACTTTGTCTTAAGAGCATTAGAGAGTGGTAGAAGTGTAATCAGTGCTAATAAAGAGTTGATAGCTAAGCATGGTGAAGAGATATTATTAGCTGCTGATGAAAATGGTGTTGATTTTTACTTTGAAGCAAGCGTAGGTGGAGGAATTCCTATTATCAGCCCGCTAAAAGAGAATTTAGCTGGAAATAAGATTACCAAAGTAATGGGAATCGTTAATGGAACGACCAACTATATTTTAACTAAGATGGATCAAGAAGGTGCAGAGTTTGGTGAAGTATTAAAGAAAGCACAAGAGCTAGGTTATGCAGAGGCTGACCCAACATCAGATATAGAAGGATATGATGCAGCTTATAAATTAGCGATTTTGGCTTCTATTGCTTTTGAATCTAGGGTAAATATCGATGACTTATATATGGAAGGAATCACTAAGATCACTAAAGAGGATATTACTTATGCCAAAGAGTTAGGGTATAAGATTAAATTATTGGCTATCGGAAAGCAGAATGAAGGATTGGAGCTTAGAGTTCATCCAACTTTATTACCACAAGAGCATCCATTAGCTAAAGTAGATGATGTCTTTAATGCAATCTTTATTGAAGGAGATGCCATTGGGGAAGCAATGTTCTATGGTCCAGGGGCAGGGCAGATGCCAACAGGAAGTGCCATCGTTGGAGATGTAATTGCAGCAGCTAGAAATATCAACTTTGGAGCACAAGGTAGAATCTCCTGCACATGCTTTACTAAGAAGGATATCAAGGATAGAGATGAAGTAGAAAGTAGTTTCTATATTAGATTAGAAGTATTGGATAGACCAGGGGTTTTAGGTGAAATTACTAGTTTATTAGGTAAGCAGTCTGTCAGCCTTGAATCGGTAATTCAACATGGAAGAAGTAATAGTACTGTACCATTAGTGTTAGTAACTCATGAGGTTAAAGAAGGAAACCTTAATGCTGCCTTAGAGAAGATTAAGGTTTTAGATGATGTAAAAGAGATTGCAAGCTTAATTAGAGTTGAAGATTATAAGTAA
- the thrB gene encoding homoserine kinase: MIKVEVPATTANLGPGFDTLGMSLELYNEVEVSEIEEGLEIEVVGYGSDELTTDESNLIYQSMERVFAKAGYFPKGLKIKLNNRIPLARGLGSSAAAIVGGLVAANKLSGEKLLMDQLVDLATEIEGHPDNVAPALLGGVVISTVKGSKVVYKKLAVPAKLKTVVCIPDYQLSTVKAREVLPTEVAFKDAVFNLSHTGLLLTGLLTEDYTLIKEALDDKLHQPYRQNLVPGLAEILREVKSDTLGVAISGSGPTVIAFTLDDEEKIGKKMVDIFAEHGLDSHYLITNPTNQGIIILED; the protein is encoded by the coding sequence ATGATTAAAGTAGAGGTTCCTGCTACTACTGCTAATCTAGGACCTGGCTTTGATACTTTAGGGATGAGCTTAGAGTTATATAATGAAGTAGAAGTTTCTGAGATTGAAGAAGGCTTAGAGATTGAGGTAGTTGGCTATGGTAGTGATGAATTGACTACAGATGAAAGTAACCTGATTTATCAATCTATGGAAAGAGTCTTTGCTAAGGCAGGATATTTTCCAAAAGGATTAAAGATTAAACTAAATAACAGAATCCCTTTAGCCCGTGGTTTAGGAAGTAGTGCTGCAGCAATAGTTGGAGGTTTAGTCGCAGCTAATAAACTATCAGGAGAAAAATTACTTATGGACCAGCTAGTAGATTTAGCTACTGAGATAGAGGGGCATCCTGATAATGTGGCTCCTGCATTATTGGGAGGAGTTGTTATTTCTACAGTCAAAGGTTCTAAGGTGGTTTATAAGAAGTTAGCAGTGCCAGCAAAATTGAAGACTGTTGTCTGTATTCCTGATTATCAATTGTCTACTGTTAAGGCACGAGAGGTATTGCCAACAGAAGTTGCTTTTAAAGATGCAGTCTTTAACTTAAGCCACACTGGATTACTTTTAACAGGGTTATTGACAGAGGATTATACTTTGATTAAAGAGGCTTTAGATGATAAATTACATCAGCCATATCGCCAAAATTTAGTTCCAGGTTTGGCAGAAATCTTAAGAGAAGTAAAATCTGATACTTTAGGAGTAGCTATCAGTGGTTCAGGACCTACTGTAATAGCCTTTACTTTAGATGATGAAGAAAAGATTGGTAAGAAGATGGTAGATATCTTTGCTGAGCATGGCTTAGATTCCCATTATTTAATTACCAATCCTACCAATCAAGGTATTATTATCTTAGAGGATTAA
- the ilvE gene encoding branched-chain-amino-acid transaminase → MSSQKIFLNGKLVDKSEAKISVFDHGLLYGDGIFEGIRAYNGRIFRFDEHIKRLYESAKAIMLDIPMTPKEMEEAVVETIRANELTDAYVRLVVSRGVGDLGLDPRKCDTPTIIIIASDITLYPEEFYQNGLDVVTVPTRRNIPEAINPRIKSLNYLNNILAKIEANHAGVLEAIMLNNEGYVAECTGDNIFIIKDGVLITPPTYIGALKGIKRGVVLEVAPELGLEVKEEVFTRHDVFTADECFLTGTAAEVIPVVKVDGRVIADGKPGEYTGKLIKKFRELTQTTGTPIYDK, encoded by the coding sequence GTGAGTAGTCAGAAAATATTCTTAAATGGTAAATTAGTAGATAAGAGTGAAGCAAAAATATCGGTATTTGATCACGGTTTATTATATGGTGATGGAATCTTTGAAGGTATTCGTGCTTATAATGGAAGGATATTCCGTTTTGATGAACATATCAAACGTCTATATGAATCAGCTAAAGCGATTATGTTAGATATACCAATGACTCCTAAAGAGATGGAAGAAGCGGTAGTAGAGACTATTAGAGCAAATGAATTGACAGATGCTTATGTCCGTTTAGTTGTCTCTCGTGGAGTTGGTGATTTAGGATTAGACCCTAGAAAATGTGATACGCCAACTATAATTATTATTGCTAGTGATATTACTCTTTATCCAGAGGAATTTTATCAAAATGGATTGGATGTAGTTACTGTACCTACTAGAAGAAACATCCCAGAAGCCATTAATCCAAGAATCAAATCATTAAATTACTTAAATAATATCTTAGCTAAGATTGAAGCAAACCACGCTGGAGTGTTAGAAGCTATTATGTTAAATAATGAAGGTTATGTAGCAGAATGTACAGGGGATAATATCTTTATTATTAAAGATGGTGTATTGATCACTCCACCTACATATATTGGGGCTTTAAAAGGTATCAAACGTGGTGTTGTCTTAGAAGTAGCTCCAGAACTTGGATTAGAAGTAAAAGAAGAGGTATTTACTCGTCATGATGTATTTACTGCAGATGAGTGCTTCTTAACAGGTACTGCTGCTGAAGTAATCCCTGTTGTCAAAGTAGATGGTAGGGTGATTGCCGATGGTAAACCTGGTGAATATACTGGTAAACTGATCAAGAAATTTAGAGAGTTAACTCAAACCACTGGTACTCCAATTTATGATAAATAA
- a CDS encoding ACT domain-containing protein, producing the protein MEDKFYIVSEKILSDAMKKTVKAKELLKNGEEDQIKEAVKRVGLSRSAYYKYKDYIFPFVPEEEEELVTLSLLAVDREGILSEVVTKIAEYHASILTINQDIPLDQVAHITLTIKVSNLSVALERLFEEVEKIVGIRRVELVSKSFKSK; encoded by the coding sequence ATGGAAGATAAATTTTATATAGTAAGTGAAAAAATCTTATCAGATGCTATGAAAAAGACTGTAAAAGCGAAGGAACTTCTCAAAAATGGAGAAGAAGATCAGATAAAAGAGGCAGTTAAGAGAGTAGGCTTAAGTCGTAGTGCTTATTATAAATATAAAGATTATATCTTTCCCTTTGTTCCTGAAGAAGAAGAGGAGTTAGTAACTCTATCATTATTAGCAGTTGATAGAGAAGGTATTTTATCAGAGGTAGTAACTAAGATAGCCGAATATCATGCTAGTATTTTGACTATTAATCAAGATATTCCTTTAGATCAAGTTGCCCATATAACACTGACGATTAAAGTAAGTAATCTATCAGTAGCTTTAGAAAGATTATTTGAAGAGGTAGAAAAGATAGTAGGGATTAGAAGGGTTGAATTGGTTAGTAAGAGTTTTAAGAGCAAATAA
- a CDS encoding 4-fold beta flower protein encodes MDAFYNKSEKTVAWVDDKYIYDVAGKYQAFIKEEKVFNKDEDYVGTLNIGLKVF; translated from the coding sequence ATAGATGCCTTTTATAATAAGTCAGAAAAGACAGTAGCATGGGTAGATGACAAGTATATATATGATGTGGCTGGAAAGTACCAAGCCTTTATTAAAGAAGAGAAGGTCTTTAATAAAGATGAAGATTATGTAGGAACACTTAATATTGGATTGAAGGTATTTTAG
- a CDS encoding peptidoglycan DD-metalloendopeptidase family protein — translation MKCNKLIIVMVLVTLLSSSIISVEASYRVLQQGMEGRDVRELQENLVMLGYKIIIDGNFGPATKSAIINFQKKSKLPSDGVVGKQTWDSLKDAVSFDKYKVRSGDTLSQLAHTYDVPVTVIKEANKLDSDIIRINQELIIPKTALGGGIDTDFYEMVSYKVRRGDTLDKLASRFHTTIRTIKQVNNFETTRIREGQMIKIPKLIIDLSNTSKNTTAVKKDFIWPVRGRISSGYGYRIHPILNKRSFHNGIDIAIPTGTPIKAVKSGKVLNSGWVGGYGKTVTIDHGNGVVSLYGHNSKLLVRPGQSVKQGQVIAKSGNTGRSTGPHLHLTILINSKEINPLKYLD, via the coding sequence ACTTATTATTGTAATGGTGTTAGTTACATTGTTGTCTTCTTCCATAATAAGTGTTGAGGCTAGTTATAGGGTTTTACAGCAAGGGATGGAAGGTAGAGATGTTAGAGAGTTACAGGAGAATTTAGTTATGCTTGGTTATAAAATAATTATTGATGGTAATTTTGGACCTGCAACTAAGAGTGCTATTATAAACTTTCAAAAAAAGTCTAAACTCCCAAGTGACGGTGTTGTAGGCAAGCAGACATGGGACAGCTTAAAAGATGCCGTTAGTTTTGATAAATATAAAGTAAGATCTGGAGATACGTTATCTCAACTGGCACATACATATGATGTACCAGTAACTGTTATTAAAGAAGCAAATAAACTCGATTCTGATATAATTCGTATTAATCAAGAGTTAATCATCCCTAAAACTGCTTTAGGCGGAGGAATTGATACAGACTTCTACGAAATGGTTTCTTATAAGGTTAGAAGAGGAGATACTTTAGATAAGTTAGCAAGTAGGTTCCATACTACAATTAGGACTATTAAACAAGTAAATAATTTTGAGACAACCCGTATTAGAGAAGGTCAAATGATTAAGATACCTAAATTAATCATTGATTTATCAAATACTTCTAAGAATACAACAGCAGTTAAAAAAGATTTTATTTGGCCAGTAAGGGGAAGGATAAGTTCAGGATATGGTTATAGAATACATCCAATCTTAAACAAGAGAAGTTTTCATAATGGAATTGATATTGCTATACCAACTGGAACTCCAATCAAAGCTGTTAAGTCAGGGAAGGTATTAAATAGTGGTTGGGTAGGAGGATATGGTAAAACGGTAACTATTGATCATGGGAATGGTGTAGTTAGTTTATATGGTCATAATTCAAAATTATTAGTTAGACCTGGACAAAGTGTAAAACAGGGGCAAGTAATTGCAAAGTCAGGGAATACAGGAAGAAGTACAGGACCTCATCTACACCTTACAATATTAATTAATAGTAAAGAAATAAATCCATTAAAATATCTAGATTAA
- a CDS encoding aspartate kinase, which produces MGLIVQKYGGTSVGNPERIKRVANRIVKRKRAGNQVVAVVSAMGDTTDELIELVNQITDNPSRREYDMLISTGEQVSVSLLAMAIHELGEDVISLTGSQVGIITDDIHSKAKILEIKPDRLERELAGGKIVIVAGFQGVTINNEITTLGRGGSDTTAVAVATALKADLCEIFTDVDGVYTTDPRMVEEARKLPEISYEEMLELASLGANVLHPRSVEIAKEYNVKLAVKSSFACSPGTIIKEVEELEKNIVVSGVACNKSEVKLSLVGVPDHPGIASKVFTRLAQESINVDMIIQNVNYDGVNDITFTTDEDDFKQTKKVLEEMKDELNYRELLCDTEVAKVSIVGAGMVTNPGVAAKMFEALAEEGINIGMISTSEIKVSCLIARDKAEKAVRAIHSKFELDKLGIDND; this is translated from the coding sequence ATGGGTTTAATTGTACAAAAATATGGGGGGACTTCGGTAGGAAACCCTGAAAGAATCAAAAGGGTAGCTAATCGAATTGTAAAGAGAAAAAGAGCAGGGAATCAGGTAGTAGCAGTAGTATCAGCGATGGGAGATACTACTGATGAGTTAATTGAATTAGTGAATCAAATTACTGATAACCCTTCTAGAAGAGAATATGATATGTTGATCTCTACAGGAGAGCAGGTATCTGTCTCTTTATTGGCTATGGCTATCCATGAACTAGGGGAGGATGTTATCTCTCTAACTGGTTCACAGGTTGGTATTATTACTGATGATATACATAGTAAGGCTAAAATCTTAGAGATCAAGCCTGATCGTCTAGAGAGGGAGTTAGCAGGAGGAAAGATTGTTATAGTAGCAGGTTTTCAAGGAGTAACTATAAATAATGAGATTACTACATTAGGTCGTGGTGGTTCTGATACAACGGCTGTAGCAGTAGCCACTGCATTAAAGGCAGACCTATGTGAAATCTTTACTGATGTTGATGGTGTTTATACTACAGATCCTCGTATGGTAGAAGAGGCTCGTAAATTACCTGAAATCTCCTATGAGGAGATGTTAGAGCTAGCAAGCCTTGGGGCAAATGTATTACATCCACGTTCAGTAGAGATTGCAAAAGAATATAACGTTAAGTTGGCTGTTAAATCTAGTTTTGCTTGTAGTCCAGGGACAATTATTAAGGAGGTAGAGGAGTTGGAGAAGAATATAGTTGTAAGTGGAGTAGCATGTAATAAAAGTGAGGTAAAACTTTCATTAGTAGGAGTGCCAGATCATCCTGGTATCGCTTCAAAGGTCTTTACCCGTTTAGCCCAAGAGTCTATTAATGTTGATATGATTATCCAAAATGTAAATTATGATGGAGTAAATGACATTACTTTTACTACTGATGAAGATGATTTTAAACAGACTAAAAAGGTATTAGAAGAGATGAAAGATGAATTAAATTATAGAGAGTTACTTTGTGATACTGAAGTGGCTAAAGTATCTATTGTTGGGGCAGGTATGGTTACAAACCCAGGTGTAGCAGCTAAGATGTTTGAGGCTTTAGCAGAAGAAGGGATTAATATTGGAATGATCAGCACTTCTGAAATTAAGGTTTCTTGCTTAATAGCTAGAGATAAGGCAGAAAAGGCTGTTAGAGCTATTCATAGTAAGTTCGAATTGGACAAGCTAGGGATAGACAATGATTAA